Within Triticum dicoccoides isolate Atlit2015 ecotype Zavitan chromosome 1B, WEW_v2.0, whole genome shotgun sequence, the genomic segment GAGGCGGTGGGGCAACGTCGGGACGAGGTGGCGCCGTCGGGGACGAAGAGGTCGAGGGCGATGTCGATGGGGCAAGGCAGTCCAGCGAGGGAGGGTCCGAGCGGCGGCGAAGTCGGGTGTGCGCCTATGCGGCAGGCGAGATGCAGCAGGCTACGGGGCGGCGTCGGGGATGGGCGCCGGCGTCAGGGGCGCGAGGCGGCCTTGGATGGggtcctccccgatccagatctaggCGAGTGGGGGAGACGAGGGAGAGAGTGGGGTTCGTGGGGGGAGTGGGGATAGTGGTTAGGGTTTCTGTTGGGTGGGGGATAAGGGGCGACGTGTGGGCGGCCTgtgggggggtggccgactgggccggcggGGTTGAGGCCCGGTGGGGAAAGGGGgtattggcctttctctttttgttttattttaattcTGTTTGCAGAATCTGCTTGCAATATTTTGAGCTGCCAATTGGTCTTTGTAAAAATTTGGAACTTGGCCACATAAATACATTGCAATATTTGGTACTACCACAAAAAAAATTTGGGAGGAGTTTGAATTGATTTGAATTTTTCACAAATGGAAAAGTATAAGAAAAGCTGATTTGGAACTATTTTAATTTCCAAAGGAAATTAAATATCTCAAATGATGTTGAACCATTCATGAAAATTAGTTAGCGAATATTTTCAACCCATCAAACATTTTTGCTCGACAGTTTGAAGAAATAAGAATTTGACATGTGTTTGAAACAAGTGAGGATTATCAACTTCATTATGATGACAAGGCATCATCAGGCATGAGATTACTATAGCATgatactgggggtgttacaaactgTTTGTAtaacacctcgttgtaccagtgagATGAAGCCTAGTGATCCTAAATTTGATGATTGTCTTTTTGAGCTTCGCGATCTTATGCGTGCTAAAGGTGATGTTAGAACCATTGGCAACATCATATGGCAGCCATTAGAATTCATACTCTTGAACATTGTCATGATCATGGAACTAATGAATCCATTGCCCTAGGTGGTGATTTGCAGCGACCCAGCATGCCACTGCATGATGCAGTATGCCAATCTTTGATATAATGCCCATAAGACACCGTCTCATGAACCTTGTATCCCTTAGAGTTATACAACAGAAACATGGCGGCTCCTACCAACACTAGATGAACAATCAACTCGTATATATTACAAACTCATTGAacaagatccaaaagattcaaactACTGGTACTGAAATACCAAGTACAACTATGCAACCACGACCTGGTAATCCTAGATTTTGTCACGATTGTCATGACTAAGTCTATTGCAATGACTAGCCTATGACTACTAATTTGTCATTTCTTCATCCTGGCCATCTTCCTCGGTGATGATGTagttgatgaaggaaatatgccctagaggtgataataaagttattatttatttccttaattcatgataaatgtttattattcatgctagaattgtattaaccggaaacttagtatatgtgtgaatacatagacaaaaactatagtccctagtatgcctctacttgactagatcgttaatgaaagatggttatgtttcctaaccatgtacatgtgttgttatttgatgaacgggatcacatcattaggagaatgatgtgatggacatgacccatccgttagcttagcattatgatcgtgttagtttaattgctactgctttcttcgtgacttatacaagttcctcagactatgagattatgcaactcccgaataccgaggaacactttgtgtgctaccaaacatcacaacgtaaaagggtgatgataaaggtgctctacaggtgtctccgaaggtgtttgttgggttggcctagatcgagattaggatttgtcactctgtgtttcggagaggtatctctaggccctctcggtaatactcatcactataagccttgcaagcattttgaataatgagttagttgcgggatgaagtattactgaacaagtaaagagacttgccggtaacgagattgaactaggtattgagataccgacgatcgaatctcgggcaagtaacataccgatgacaaagggaacaacgtatgttgttatgcggtttgaccgataaagatcttcgaagaatatgtaggaaccaatatgagcatccaggttccgctattggttattgaccggagacgtgtctccgtcatgtctacatagttctcgaacccgtagggtccgcatgcttaacgttcaatgacgattggtattatgagtttatgtgttttgatgtaccgaaggtagttcggagtcccggatgtgatcacggacatgacgaggagtctcgaaatggtcgagacataaagattgatatattggatggctatattcggataccggaagtgttccgggtgatttcggagaaaaccggagtgccgaaggggttacaggaaccccccggggaagtattgggccttagtgagccttaggggagagagagggcagcagcccaggaggtggcgccccccccccccccaagtggagtccgaattggactaggggagggggggcgcagcccctctttccctcttcctctccctctccttcctccccccttccccctcctagttggactaggaaagggggagtcataCTCCtactgggaggaggactcctctcctCGTTGGCacgcccaagggccggccggcctccccccttgctcctttatatacgggggcaggggcaccctagaacacacaggtTAACATTGTTTAGCCATATGCggagcccccctccacagttacacacctcggtcatatcgccgtagtgcttaggcgaagccctgcgtcggtaacttcatcatcaccgtcaccacgacgtcgtgctgacgaaactctccctcgacctcaattggatcaagagtacgagggacttccccgagttgaacgtgtgatgatcgcggaggtgtcgtacgttcggtgctaagatcggtcggatcgtgaagacatacgactacatcaaccgcattgtcataacgcttccgttttcggtctacgagggtacgtggacacactctcccctcttgttgctatgcatcacatagatagatcttgcgtgatcgtaggaattttttttttggaATTACTGCGTTCCCAACAAGAGCTACAAGAGGTTACTAGCAATTTGGAAGGTGTGGGGAGAAGAGGGGGAGAGAGACCACTCcgtggagagagaggggccagaGCGCCGTCCACATGTGGTGACCACAGGTAGGAAAGAGGGGGGGTCTGGGCGGCGCCGCTCCTCCCTGCGTCACGGTCATGCAAGAGCAACGTCGAGGCATTTCTTTACACCATCGCTGACAGCGTCCAGATGATGCGTGGCAGGAGACGGGACGACGCGACGCCGTCCATATGGAGATGTAGAGGAGCCACAAGATTGACCCCACTCACTTCTCCGAAGGTGATTTCCCCTGCATTATTTCTCAAAGTAGAAGGATATTAGCGGGAGGTGAACACATGAGAGGGTTTTGATGAACGGGAGAGGTGTTCCTATGAATTGTATCCATTTGGGTAGgggaggggtgatacgtctccctcgtacgtatctacaatttttgattgtttcatgccaatattctacaactttcatatattgttggtaacattttatattatttttgggactagcatactgatccagtgcccagtgccagttcctgtttattgcatgttttttgtttcacaaaatatccataccaaacgaagtccaaacgcgttaaaaatttacggagatttattttggaaaatatgtgatttttgggaagaagaatcaacgcaagacaACGCACTAGGtggccacaaggcaccagggcgcgcccaagggggtgatCGTGCCCTAGTGGCTTGTGAGAACCTCGTAGGTTGGTTGTTGTCCTTCTCTCGCCGcaagaaatataatatccggaaaaAATAGTGTTATAatctcagcccaatcggagttacggatcttcggatatCTAAGAAGTGGTTTTCGGCCAGAATTTGATCGCTCGATATAACCATATTTGATCGccggccggtcgcacacgaccttattttgccgagcgtgtgtgccaggagggcatatccccgacggtttctgggtcgtgtgggaaggaccccctactgcagtcactcactaggtgacggtttagAACGctgttgcggaaaggggttaaaaaccgtttgtatagcacctcgctgtaccagtgaGATGAAGCCTAGTGATCCTAAATTTGATGATTGTCTTTTTGAGCTTCGCGATCTTATGCGTGCTAAAGGTGATGTTAGAACCATTGGCAACATCATATGGCAGCCATTAGAATTCATACTCTTGAACATTGTCATGATCATCGAACTAATGAATCCATTGCCCTAGGTGGTGATTTGCAGCGACCCAGCATGCCACTGCATGATGTAGTATGCCAATCTTTGATATAATGCCCATAAGACACCGTCTCATGAACCTTGTATCCCTTAGAGTTATACAACAGAAACATGGCGGCTCCAACCAACACTAGATAAACAACCAACTCGTATATATTACAAACTCATTGAacaagatccaaaagattcaaactACTGGTACTGAAATACCAAGTACAACTATGCAACCACGACCTGGTAATCCTAGATTTTGTCACGATTGTCGTGACTAAGTCTATTGCAATGACTAGCCTATGACTACTGATTTGTCATTTCTTCATCCTGGCCATCTTCCTCGGTGATGATGTagttgatgaaggaaatatgccctagaggcaataataaagttattatttatttccttaattcatgataaatgtttattattcatgctagaattgtattaaccggaaacttagtatatgtgtgaatacatagacaaaaactatagtccctagtatgcctctacttgactagctcgttaatgaaagatggttatgtttcctaaccatgtacatgtgttgttatttgatgaacgggatcacatcattaggagaatgatgtgatggacatgacccatccgttagcttagcattatgatcgtgttagtttcattgctactgctctcttcgtgacttatacaagttcctcagactatgagattatgcaactcccgaataccggaggaacactttgtgtgctaccaaacgtcacaacgtaaaagggtgattataaaggtgctctacaggtttctccgaaggtgtttgttgggttggcctagatcaagattaggatttgtcactccgtgtttcggagaggtacctctgggccctctcggtaatactcatcactataagccttgcaagcattgtgactaatgagttagttgcgggatgaagtattacggaacgagtaaagagacttgccggtaacgagattgaactaggtccgatgataccgacgatcgaatctcgggcaagtaacataccgatgacaaagggaacaacgtatgtttttatgcggtctgaccgataaagatcttcgtagaatatgtaggaaccaatatgagcatccaggttctcgaccccgtatggtccgcacgcttaacgttcgatgacgattggtattacaaGTTTATGTGAttagatgtaccgaaggttgttcggagtcccggatatgatcacggacatgccaaggagtctcgaaatggtcgagacataaagattgatatattggacagctatgtccggacaccagaagtgttccggagaagtttcggataaaaccggagtactcggaggttaccggaaccccccgggagaagtaatgggcctattgggccttattggaggagatgAGACAGGCCACaagggaggggcgcgccctccccttgcccaaaccgaattggactaggggaaggggtcggcacccctctttccttctccctctgccTCGCTTCCCTTTCCCttcggtggaagaaaggaaaaaagggggaatcctacttggactaggagtccaagtaggactcccccctggcgcgcccaacctggccgacctcctctctccctccctcctttatgaacgtggccaaggggcaccccaataggacaacagacaatatcttagccgtgtgcggtgcccccctccacagttacacacctcggtcatatcgtcgtagtgcttaggcgaagccctgcacgggtaacttcatcatcaccgtcaccacgccgtcatgttgacggaactctccctcggcctcatctggatctagagttcgagggacgtcaccgagctgaacgtgtgcagatcgcggaggtgtcgtgcgtttggtacttgatcggttggatcgcgaagatgttcgactacatcaaccgcgttacataatgcttccgctttcggtctacgagggtacgtggacacactctccccaatcattgctatgcttctcctagatagatcttgcgtgatcgtaggattttttttttgaaatactacgttccccaacagttgacaCCTTCGTTGGTTCCTCTTGATAAGTCTGTCTCCATGTAGAAGAATTCTTCATCTACTTCAGGATCCTCCGGTTAACCTTTCTCCTCCACAGGGACTATAAACGGGTGAAAGTACAAGGGATGAGTACAAGAGGTACTCAACAAGTTCATAGATATTGTGGGGTGGACATGCACTTTAGCTACTACTGATTCCAAATAGGTCTCAGCAATGATTTTGACAAAATATCTATAGCATCAAGTTTTATTTAAAACATTTAGTCATCAGAATTCACGGGTTACTAGAATCTCCGATAGACTCCTTTCCCGCCATGCTCTTAGATCTTTCCCAGACCAGGGAGTGACAAGCCACAATTCATTACACTTTGTAAAGGTGCATTGCTTTACCCACGGGAGATTAACTTAGCTTTATGCAACAACGGCCAACCTATCACACATCCAAGAGTGTGAGGCCTGCTAAGATACGAGTCCTTCCATCCTTCTATGTTTACCAATGTCCCTGCCCCTGGCTCAAGAGGTATTCCCTCTTTTGCCCAAAATATGCTACATGTAGGGTTTATACGACCCTATGACCGATGAGCATTTACGCCGCCCTGGCGATCAAGGATTGACAGCCCTCTGTCGATAGGGTATTTACGGCACCCATAGCCGACATGATATATCGACTCCCTGGGCCAGTTATAAGGATTTACGCCCTACGGCGAACCTGTGCGAGAGCACATCGGCATTAAGAAGGATTACTAAGACTCACCCGTCCCATACCAGGTTTcgtggtagagagagagagagagagagaagccttaGGAATAACCACAGCCGATGCATTGTGATTGTGGGAGCACTGAGGCCACCGCTgatgagggtgagaaggaggataagtggCAACACAGATGGGAGGGCATCCGCTCCCTGAAGGGACGTGGGAATTggccggcccagttgcattgcctgTGCATTTCAAATTTCGTTCGTTTGTTTCCTTactttgttccttgattttgttttctcttttttgttatattttcataaaaatctaaaaaaatatttcaaaaacaATGCTTAAGTTTGAAATAATGTTTGTGCAACTTTAAAAAAATATTGGTAAGATTTGGGAAAAAATATATTTCAAAAAAACAATTAACACATATACGAACAACAAATGTTCAAAAACATGTATCtggaaaaatattaatcatgtattaaaaaaattaaacatgtataaaaaatattgtAACATACGAAAAATgtataatgtgtatgaaaaaaggtagacatcaaaacatacatatgaaaaaaatgttaatcatgtattaaaaaatgttaatcatgtaataaAAAAACGTGAAACGTTTCTAAAAAATGTTCCACATGTCTACGATAAATTTAGAACGTGTATTAAGTTTTTTTACATAAAAATATAAATTTATAAAATGTTGATCACGTAtaaaatgttaatcatatatttcAAATATGTTAAAACATGTACTATTAAAAATGATTCTAACATATaccaaaaatatacaatgtgtacaAAAAATGTAGTCATCAAACATACATTTtttaaaatgttaatcatgtatacaAAAACTATTCCTGACATGCACAAAAAATATACAAATATGTATGAAAAGTGTAGACATGTGTTGAAGAATAAAAGAGAAACATGAAGAAAGATGGTGAAAACAAGAAACAGAAGAAAGAagcaaagaaaaacaaaaacaaccaatgagaacaagaaagaaacaaagaaaacgtaGAAGCCAAAAAATCTGTGAAAAAACAAGAAAGTaacaaagagaaaagaaaaaatcagagaaaacCAGTAAAAAGAAAGAAAACTGGTTAAAATAGAAGAAAATTTAAAaactgaataaaatcattggataaaccgaaaaaacaaagaagaaacaaaagcaaaaaaagaaaaccGCAGCGGATACAAACCAGCGAACGAGCACAACGAAGGAACAAATGAGCGCTCAAAGAATGGGCCTGTCTAGTTCTGTACACACGCAGGAAAATCTTCAGCGAGACAGAAGAAGCCTCGCTGTGAGCGAGATATAGATAGATGCCATGCTGGAATAAAAGACGTGGACTTATTAAGATCTTGAGTGATAATTATTAATTATTGGTTAAGGGACCTGTGGTATTTTTTCCCACTGCAACCATGGGCTATtttgcgaaatcactaattaaggagtactccttgcggagatcactccaacttccccaggttgcgacaagtggcgtgctgcatgtgtgccacttgtcgcaacccgggagtttttccttttttcgtagatccgtttattcaaaacgttttatctcttaaacggtGTGTCCAAATCTTAAAACCGCTTttgccgttggattcctcgcgtcgagatcttcaaaactagatcccatgttgataggttttgagttttgacgaactttttttagaaaaaaaaatcgGACAAAAAAATTGAACCGGAAGCACggatttttttccctttccgaaagaggcatacCCGTGCCTctaacgaaatcacaaccgtgcctctcgcggaagaaaaaacaacagaaaatgctttttttccgtttccgaggagGCGCGgcagtgactctcgcgaaagcacaaccgtgcctctcgcgaaagcaaaaccatgcctctcgcaaaaaaaaacagaaaacatattttttttccgtttccaacaggcacggccatgactctcgcgaagtcacacccgtgcctctcgtgaaaggaaaaaacagaaaacttgttttttttcgtttccaagaggtacggccgtgcctctcgcgaaagcacaatcgtgGCTCCCGCGAAAACGTGACTTTcgagaaaaaaatgcgtttttttctgattttttttttgcaatttattTTGTCGACAAGCTAggaaagaccggtggaaaaccaaaacgtaaaAAAAACCCCAGAAAAAAACAGTTTAAAAAGCCAAAAAAgcatgcaaaaaaataaaaaaaataaaatccgaagggagcgcccagagcgcgacatgtGGCTAATGGCTGGgagcgcgccaagtgacgctgatcgttgcgctccttcgggagcctcgcaacgatcggcgccacttggcgcgctctcagccattcgccacgtgtcgcgctctgggcgctcccttcggatttttttttattttttcgcacgctTTTTTGGATTTTTAAACTGTTTTTTGCTGGGTTTtttgggagcctcgcaacgatcagtgcCACTTGACGCACTCTcatccattcgccacgtgtcgcgctctgggcgttcccttcggattttgtttttttttcgcacgcgttttcggtTTTTTAAACTGTTTTTTTTCGGGTTTTCTTTTGACGTTTTGGTTTcccaccggtcttccctagcttttcaaCAGAAAAATAATTTTCGAAAAAatatttttttgcgcaaaaaaatgcatttctttcgcaagagtcacggttttgttttgGTGAGAGGCAcgcttgtgctttcgcgagaggcacggccgtgcctcttggaaacggaaaATAAAAcgtattttctgttttttcctttcgcgagaggcacggttttgcttccatgagaggcacggttgtgctttcgcgagagtcacggccgtgcctcctcggaaacgaaaaaaaacacgtttttttattttttttcttttcgcgagaggcatggttttgcttccgcgagaggcacggttgtgctttcgcgagaggcacgggcgtgcctctttcgaaaaagaaaaaaatgcattttctatttttttttccttttgtgaGAGGCACGctattgcttccgtgagaggcacggttgtgatttcgtcagaggcacgggcgtgcctctttcagaaaggaaaaaaaaccgTGTTCCGGTTTAGTTTTTTCTTCGATTTTTTTTATTCAGTTTTTTTgtgaaaaaagtttgtcaaaacctatcaacatgggatctagttttgaaaatctcgacgcgaggaatccaacagcGAAAGCGATTCAAGATTTGAACGCACGgtctaagagataaaacgttttgaataaacggatctacgaaacaaAAGGAAAACTCCTAGGTTGCGACAAATGGCGCACATCCAGCGCCCATCTGTCATAACCTAAGGAAGTTGGAGTGATGTCTGCAAGGAGTACCCATTAATTAATGAATGCGTGCTATTTTGCTTTGCTAGTATGAGTTAAAAGCCCAGCCATCTCAGAAAATAAAGTTACGAGGCCCAGCACCAGGTCCGGTGAATTTTTGGCGGGAAAATGGTGACGTCCGAGGTCCAGCCAGTTGTGCGATGCTACGGCTGTTGATAACGCAGAACTCGGTCCATGCACCAGGCCTCAATGTATCTAACTGACGCGCGGGCCAGGTGAGCCATCACGGTGCCGTAGCCCGTGGAACAACTTCACGCTGCTTTCCGTCCTGCCACCTCCCTGCTCCCTGGTATCTACGCGGCGTGCACCCACTCCATGTGCACCGAGCCACtttccccaccaccaccaccacaacgaAATCCCCACCTGCAGCCACCGACCGGCGACAGGACCGCGAGATGCCGCCCCGCCACCTCCTACGCCTCTCCGCCGCCGTCTCCGGCGGCCTCCGCCGCTCCCTCACCACCGCGGCCTCGCACCCCCCGTGGGCCGCGATGTGCCACTCGGCGTGGACCGTCGGGGCGCCGAGCGCGCAGGTGCGCCTCGCCGAGCCACCGCGCATCTCCGAAGTGTACGTCCCGGAGCAGCTCCTCAAGACCGGCCCCCTCCCCGACCCCGACGGCGACTTCGTGCAAGGGCATGGCGGCGCCGTCTGCGCCGCGAGCGCcgacggcctcctcctcgtcgtctacgCGGAGACGCGCCTGTTTGCTCGCATCGTCGCCAGGCAGGGCGGCCGTCCGCTGCGGCTGCCACCCCAAACCGACGCCCTCAAGTGCATCGACCCCGACCACGTCCCCAACGTCACGCGCTTCGTCCTCAACCCTCTCACGCACCAGATAACCCGCCTCCCGGACCGTGTCACCAAGTTCGAGGTCTCCCCGCTTTTCAACCTCCGCATGGGCCTCCTCACCCAGGCCGATCGCGGGCACGGGCCGCCTGACAGGTTCGCCGTCGCCGAGCTGCAGGAGGAGAACCTCATGCTCCGGTTTCTCTCGGAAAAGGGCAGGTGGGAGAACGTGGCGGTCTCGCCGTGCCAACCCCCGTCTGCGCGGCGAATGAAGATAGACCAGCCGGCGCTGGCATTCGGCGGCCGCCTGTGGTGGGTCGACGTGACCTGGGGCGCAGTCTCCGCCGACCCGTTCATTGATCGGCCGGAGCTCTCCTTCATCGAGCTGCCGAGGGGCAGCGTGCTGCCTGCAAGGAGCCCGCTGCCTGAAGCCGATGGCGAGATGTCTTGGCGTGAGTACCGGCGCGTGGATGCAAGCCAAGGGCGGCTGCGATACGTCGAGGTCTCTCAAAAGGAACCGTTTCTTCTCAGCTCCTTTGTGCTCGACAACAATGGCACCGGCTGGACACTGGAGCACCGGGTGGCGCTCAGCAAGCTCTGGGCCGATGGAGGCCACCCATGGCTGCCCTTACCGGCGGGGAAGACGCCACAAATTGAGCTTCTTGACCCACTTAACGCCAATGTGGTGTACCTCACGGTTGACAAGAAACACGTTATCGTCGTGGACATGAACATGAAGAAGGTGATTGGGAGCTATCTGTATGGAAGGGACTTCTCGGTGCCATGTGTTCTTCCTCCGTGGCTTGGATCGAGCCGGATCCCTTCTGCAGGTAGATTACATACTTCTCAGTTATACTTTCATTTTTAGGTGCCTAATGCCCGAGGTGCTTTGTGGGTCATCTTCGGCACAATATATTTTGTTTATCCTAGTGGTTGGATCTGTTGATCATTATGTCAAAATCGTCCAATAGACATAATGCTTGTCTCATGACCAGATGACTAGAAATTCAGAGATACATCATGTTTATTAACAATTATTTATATGCACCATGTGTTTGGTAGCAATTGGTATTGCAAGGCTCATATAGATCGTAGGCACGGATAAATCTTTGCATCTGTTGTCATTCTTCCTGTTGTCCTGCTCATAAAGAATTTTCCGTTGAACATATTTACGGTAGTTTAATTGATTTAGACTTTGAATAGAAATTTTGCAAGGTTTTGCTTGCTTTCATGTTACACTGTGATGCTCTAGATTTTATCTCCAACTTATGGATTTAAATCTGTTGTATCCTTTTAATAACTCCTCTACACCGTTCAAGTGTTATCCTCTAACTATTGTTGTTCTATTGGTTATTAATACACTGCTGAATTCTTGAGAATCTGTTCTAACTACCAAAGCTTTTTTTGCTGTTTAATTCTTGTATGCAATTCACAGAAATCTATACTGTTGTAAACTTGTAATTCTGTTGTGCTAGTGTTGCTGTTTGTCAAATTCTTGTACATTGATCAAATTAACCCTTTTCAGGTAAGGACACCGGGAAACACAAGACTCTGTCAGACGTGTTGGTTCGCTCAGACATCCAGTAGAAGAGATGAAGGTCGAAGGTACCAATTTACCAGCTGATGACTCTCTCGTCATTTCGTTTTAGCTGATACACTTCTTTATTGATCCATTGTTCTTGGTATCATCCATTCACATATTTAGGATGCTGCATTCTTGTTGCAAGTAGTATCTCTTACGCCATTCATGCAGTTTATTATGGACTAAAAGCAAACGTCGTGCACATATTTGCCAATTACTACAATTATTTTCAACTGGTTTTCTGTGAATTAATTGTCCAACATCTGGCTATCCCTAATACCAATTTCTCGTTGGTGTGTCAATGCAACTAGTGATATTTGCTGGCAAAACTAGAAACGTACTTGCTCCATAGAATGGTTTTTATGTGTTACCTGAACTTCTTCCATTC encodes:
- the LOC119348464 gene encoding uncharacterized protein LOC119348464; translation: MPPRHLLRLSAAVSGGLRRSLTTAASHPPWAAMCHSAWTVGAPSAQVRLAEPPRISEVYVPEQLLKTGPLPDPDGDFVQGHGGAVCAASADGLLLVVYAETRLFARIVARQGGRPLRLPPQTDALKCIDPDHVPNVTRFVLNPLTHQITRLPDRVTKFEVSPLFNLRMGLLTQADRGHGPPDRFAVAELQEENLMLRFLSEKGRWENVAVSPCQPPSARRMKIDQPALAFGGRLWWVDVTWGAVSADPFIDRPELSFIELPRGSVLPARSPLPEADGEMSWREYRRVDASQGRLRYVEVSQKEPFLLSSFVLDNNGTGWTLEHRVALSKLWADGGHPWLPLPAGKTPQIELLDPLNANVVYLTVDKKHVIVVDMNMKKVIGSYLYGRDFSVPCVLPPWLGSSRIPSAGKDTGKHKTLSDVLVRSDIQ